The following proteins come from a genomic window of Campylobacter concisus:
- a CDS encoding peptidoglycan DD-metalloendopeptidase family protein encodes MPRIFIIFAILSINLYAIKPSVDELSWPNGSNFLNFLETNKIPLSLYYNLATEDQELTEEIIAGTKYQIYKDDNGNTKQVLIPVSDELQMHIFRDDNDKFKLEFLPISYQSEDKFLALKVDKSVSEDIFDYTGSGTLALGFKEIFKGSGIDFKKINKGDTIAIVYNQKIRMGRSFGTPEIYAAMIETKNKRYVMYKFEDKFYDKNGKKNDKFLLVRPLANARITSAFTLKRWHPILQRYRAHLGVDYGAPKGTPIKAAGDGTVKFVGQKSGYGRTVIISHAGGYETLYAHLNGFAKGIKGGLKVKQGTLIAYVGTSGMSTGPHLHFGLYRDNKPINPESAIKVVKSLEDKKESAKFKAVVSKNDELIKNALSNEKEYHKVEFFPNVIEF; translated from the coding sequence ATGCCTCGTATTTTTATAATTTTTGCAATATTATCTATAAATTTATACGCTATAAAGCCAAGTGTCGACGAGCTTAGCTGGCCAAATGGAAGTAACTTCTTAAATTTCTTAGAGACAAACAAAATCCCACTTTCACTTTACTATAACTTAGCAACCGAAGATCAAGAGCTAACAGAAGAGATCATCGCTGGCACAAAGTATCAAATTTATAAAGACGACAACGGTAACACTAAACAAGTACTAATCCCTGTTAGTGACGAGCTTCAAATGCATATTTTTAGAGATGACAATGATAAATTTAAGCTCGAATTTCTTCCCATCTCTTATCAAAGTGAGGATAAATTTTTAGCCTTAAAGGTGGACAAATCAGTCTCTGAAGACATTTTTGACTACACTGGCTCTGGCACGCTAGCTCTTGGCTTTAAAGAAATTTTTAAAGGAAGTGGCATTGATTTTAAAAAGATAAACAAAGGCGATACGATCGCTATCGTTTATAATCAAAAAATACGTATGGGCCGCTCTTTTGGCACTCCAGAAATCTATGCTGCGATGATAGAAACAAAAAATAAACGATATGTCATGTATAAATTTGAAGATAAATTTTATGATAAAAACGGAAAGAAAAATGATAAATTTTTACTAGTTCGCCCTCTTGCAAACGCTAGAATCACATCAGCTTTTACTCTAAAAAGATGGCACCCTATTTTACAAAGATATAGAGCGCACCTTGGCGTTGACTACGGTGCTCCAAAAGGTACACCAATCAAAGCCGCAGGCGATGGTACGGTTAAATTTGTCGGACAAAAAAGCGGATATGGCAGAACCGTCATCATCTCTCATGCTGGTGGCTACGAGACACTTTATGCTCACCTAAATGGCTTTGCTAAAGGCATAAAAGGTGGTCTAAAAGTCAAACAAGGCACGCTTATAGCCTACGTTGGCACAAGCGGTATGAGCACAGGGCCACACCTTCATTTTGGTCTTTATAGAGACAATAAACCTATCAATCCAGAAAGTGCAATAAAGGTCGTTAAAAGCCTAGAGGATAAGAAAGAATCAGCTAAATTTAAAGCAGTTGTTAGTAAAAATGATGAGCTAATAAAAAATGCTTTAAGCAACGAAAAAGAGTATCATAAAGTGGAATTTTTCCCTAACGTAATAGAATTTTAA
- a CDS encoding plasminogen-binding N-terminal domain-containing protein: MKRIFVILSLVFGFAFGADFSLNEYRTPIISVDSDGTATIVDSPEILIGSSGVVLHKFDTDSSIIARVSVISKNSGFAKIRFEVFDLLEQKALPLPGIAPANGDMVVLNYLYNRSLIIVPNKEIYEEITSAFPNMIFIHPDLIGAYLSYEYKPNPSRDDFRKMCAQSAAGLIFIAMDGRSVFADCQSFKVLKEFKSGEVEYYQLPFYTRVSDIDTVFWKLNSEHINNYDAHYEKLFEEDN; the protein is encoded by the coding sequence TTGAAACGTATATTTGTGATTTTATCGCTAGTTTTTGGCTTTGCTTTTGGGGCTGATTTTTCTTTAAATGAGTATAGAACTCCTATAATTAGCGTCGATAGTGATGGCACAGCGACAATAGTTGATAGTCCAGAAATTTTAATTGGCTCAAGTGGCGTTGTGCTTCATAAATTTGACACTGATAGCTCTATCATCGCAAGAGTCAGTGTTATCTCAAAAAATTCTGGCTTTGCTAAGATTAGATTTGAAGTGTTTGATCTACTTGAACAAAAAGCGCTCCCACTTCCAGGCATTGCACCTGCAAATGGCGATATGGTCGTGCTAAACTATCTTTATAACCGCTCATTAATCATTGTGCCAAATAAAGAAATTTACGAAGAGATCACATCTGCGTTTCCAAATATGATATTTATCCATCCAGACCTTATTGGAGCGTATCTAAGCTACGAATACAAGCCAAATCCAAGCAGAGATGACTTTAGAAAAATGTGTGCTCAAAGTGCAGCTGGCTTAATTTTTATAGCAATGGATGGTAGGAGCGTTTTTGCTGATTGCCAAAGCTTTAAAGTGCTAAAAGAATTTAAAAGTGGCGAGGTTGAGTACTATCAACTTCCATTTTATACAAGAGTTAGCGACATAGACACCGTCTTTTGGAAGCTAAATAGCGAGCACATCAACAACTACGACGCTCACTACGAAAAACTTTTTGAAGAAGACAACTGA
- a CDS encoding YihY family inner membrane protein, with protein MSRLFLSKQNLKEFLNLLPTLKDKELFHYASSLSFHTILSIIPILLISFSIFTKLPSFEDYYAKIQDFIFSALLPSNQEIISNYLQNFLQNSGNLGLVGFVAMIFTSAMFFSDYEYVVLKVTRANKARGFWSALSSYWTLITLAPLGLAGSFYLSSLIQEMLNSNVITNSINFLSIFPYLIIWAIFCITYLISVNDEIKFKSALFSSFAASLVWYLGKSAFVYYVLYNKTYLSVYGSFSAVLFFFVWIYISWIIFLYGLKLCAYLSNSSKFKR; from the coding sequence ATGAGCCGTTTGTTCTTAAGTAAGCAAAATTTAAAGGAGTTTTTAAATTTGCTCCCAACGCTTAAGGACAAAGAGCTCTTTCACTATGCCTCAAGCCTTAGTTTTCATACGATTTTATCGATCATTCCGATACTTCTTATATCGTTTTCTATCTTTACAAAACTGCCTAGTTTTGAGGATTATTACGCCAAAATTCAAGACTTTATATTTTCAGCTCTTTTGCCAAGTAATCAAGAGATCATCTCAAACTACTTGCAAAATTTCTTACAAAATAGCGGAAATTTAGGCTTAGTTGGCTTTGTAGCGATGATATTTACATCGGCTATGTTTTTTAGCGACTATGAATATGTAGTTTTAAAAGTGACACGTGCAAATAAAGCTAGAGGATTTTGGTCGGCACTTAGCTCATACTGGACGCTTATAACGCTTGCACCACTTGGCCTTGCCGGTAGTTTTTATCTCTCAAGCCTCATTCAAGAGATGCTAAACTCAAACGTGATCACAAACTCGATAAATTTTTTAAGCATATTCCCATATCTCATCATCTGGGCGATATTTTGCATCACATATCTCATCTCAGTAAATGACGAGATAAAGTTTAAAAGCGCACTTTTTAGCTCATTTGCAGCCTCGCTTGTTTGGTATCTTGGAAAGTCGGCCTTTGTCTATTACGTCCTTTACAACAAGACCTATCTAAGCGTTTATGGCTCGTTTTCAGCCGTGCTTTTTTTCTTTGTCTGGATCTATATATCGTGGATCATCTTTTTATATGGACTAAAGCTTTGTGCTTATCTCTCAAACAGCTCAAAATTTAAAAGATAA